From a single Thermothielavioides terrestris NRRL 8126 chromosome 3, complete sequence genomic region:
- a CDS encoding glycosyltransferase family 1 protein (CAZy_ID 269950): MELPERLRDHGDQVDGEEEVLRPQGYGGGLFMNMNQSIFGLIAAAGSQADYADRFEGHSSEDEDEGERRMAETIAGPTALQPESSSARGLAQTTVLPRHDAHDAADVKAHGRHLRKLSESRLLRSVPGLARFAGKIRPSKSFKPKSDDGAQGAEATQSAPQPTPDLMPSIQITRTDSMMTAPARTPQAYDLDGSNESPQDAETSKTGPSELAKKLKEIFGFDKEEEVVEEYPCWLLQHVLLEGHMYITARHIAFYAYLPKKANEVSKKGYLSKCGKRNPKYSRYWFSLKGDVLSYYLDTKNVYFPYGQIDLRHGISAVITDGDKEGTHFTVSTDHRTYYFRADTAQSAKEWVKSLQRAIFRSHNDGDSVKISLPIENVLDVEETHMLNFADTCKIRVIDNDETYAIDEYFFSFFSYAREAINILKILVEDSSSHAHGLSDQVEPSSERTSTSGRREQASNLPHLRTGKISEGVRATLSPLSPVRGSSPSPRQSSDRPRSSFDRFRAFTRGSMDTNANIHPGSPRRRSFSHGRRSLSRKRHEGHERQESSDSYVQSLDPSQASLSAMVASASSEDASASQILRGSEVFHGPTLQHAGPSTRAGHHASDSKPPTRPATAPRQSTDAGETDGRATTPTLQSIATMGGYPLRKANALMGYLDRQSRRMSNLLATESMGYVEKVSGMWKGGAKHYDEPPELRTDEEDGALGPEEKAHSEARFRAHFTLPESEKLQAAFYAHMMRVIPLYGKIYISDWHFCFRSLWPGTRTKLILPLRDIENVDKEKGFRFGYAGLVVVIRGHEELFFEFGKAEVRDDCTITILQGLEATRYLRGSSLMDGGESEDAQAAVAEHNALEKARSQGFADHEVQLPRETSSVSEAPTIIFDDPKASFLNFKPSQPMKITCLTIGSRGDVQPYIALCKKLLEEGHHPRIATHGEFKPWIESHGIEFAYVGGDPGQLMQLCIQNGTFTWAFLKEANAKMRGFLDDLLATSWQACQGSDLIIESPSAMAGIHIAEALGIPYFRAFTMPWTRTRAYPHAFIMPGQKMGGGYNYFTYVMFDNLFWKATAGQINRWRNRMLGLPATTWEKLQVNKVPFLYNFSPYVVPPPLDYSDWIRVTGYWFLDEGGEKWTPPPALMRFIEQARADGKPLVYVGFGSIIVADPARMTQEVIDAVLKADVRCILSKGWSDRATNEKGDTVKAGAADDSSSKSSSKKAEPELPPEIFLIHSAPHDWLFRQIDAAAHHGGSGTTGASLRAGIPTIIRPFFGDQFFFGSRVEDLGVGICLKKWGANSFARALWEATHSERMIVKARVLGEQIRKVSRYLLSLVEHLFFPPFFLHNHPYPRHLSRTSQTR; encoded by the exons ATGGAGCTGCCCGAACGCCTCCGAGACCACGGCGACCAGGTCGACGGTGAAGAGGAGGTCTTGCGCCCGCAGGGATACGGCGGCGGGTTATTCATGAACATGAATCAGAGCATCTTCGGCCTGATCGCGGCAGCAGGCAGCCAAGCGGACTATGCCGACCGGTTCGAGGGCCACAGTTCggaagacgaggatgaggGGGAACGCCGGATGGCGGAGACCATTGCCGGCCCTACGGCGTTGCAACCGGAGAGTTCGTCAGCACGTGGTTTGGCCCAAACGACGGTTTTGCCAAGGCATGATGCACATGATGCAGCCGACGTCAAAGCGCACGGCCGCCACTTAAGGAAGCTCTCCGAGAGTCGACTGCTACGGTCAGTTCCGGGACTTGCGCGGTTCGCTGGCAAAATCCGGCCATCCAAATCCTTCAAGCCCAAGTCGGACGATGGCGCGCAAGGAGCTGAGGCCACGCAGTCCGCTCCCCAGCCGACCCCCGACCTCATGCCCAGCATCCAGATCACGCGGACCGATAGCATGATGACGGCACCAGCGCGCACCCCGCAGGCTTATGATCTGGATGGTTCGAACGAGTCACCGCAGGACGCTGAGACTAGCAAAACCGGGCCGTCCGAGCTTGCCAAGAAGCTGAAGGAAATCTTCGGGTTCGACAAAGAAGAGGAAGTGGTGGAGGAATATCCCTGCTGGCTTCTTCAGCATGTTCTGCTCGAGGGACACATGTACATCACAGCACGGCATATCGCGTTCTATGCGTACCTGCCGAAGAAGGCT AATGAGGTCTCCAAGAAGGGTTACCTGTCCAAGTGTGGCAAGAGGAACCCGAAGTACAGCCGCTACTGGTTCAGCCTCAAGGGTGACGTCCTGTCATACTACCTGGACACCAAGAACGTCTACTTCCCCTATGGGCAGATCGACCTGAGACACGGCATCTCTGCCGTCATCACCGACGGGGACAAGGAAGGAACTCACTTCACTGTTAGCACCGACCACAGGACGTACTATTTCAGGGCCGACACCGCGCAGAGCGCCAAGGAATGGGTTAAGAGCCTGCAGCGGGCCATCTTCAGGTCGCACAACGATGGCGACAGCGTCAAGATCTCACTCCCGATCGAGAACGTTTTGGACGTCGAGGAGACGCACATGCTGAACTTTGCGGATACATGCAAAATCCGCGTCATCGATAATGACGAGACTTACGCTATCGACGAG tacttcttctccttcttcagcTACGCAAGGGAGGCCATCAACATCCTGAAAATCCTCGTGGAGGATTCGTCGTCCCATGCGCACGGCCTGAGCGACCAGGTCGAACCGAGCTCCGAACGGACCAGTACGAGTGGCAGGCGAGAACAAGCCTCCAACCTACCTCATCTTCGCACAGGCAAAATCAGCGAAGGTGTCAGGGCGACCCTCTCGCCGCTGTCGCCTGTCCGCGGATCTTCACCCAGTCCGCGGCAGAGCTCTGATCGCCCTCGCAGCAGCTTCGACAGGTTCCGCGCGTTTACGAGGGGCAGCATGGATACCAACGCAAACATCCATCCAGGGTCgccacggcgccggagcTTCAGCCACGGTCGACGCTCCCTCAGCAGGAAACGACACGAAGGCCACGAGAGGCAGGAGAGTAGTGACTCCTACGTTCAAAGCTTGGATCCGAGCCAGGCCAGCTTGTCCGCGATGGTCGCTTCGGCAAGCAGTGAGGACGCCTCGGCGAGCCAGATTTTGAGGGGCAGTGAGGTCTTCCACGGTCCCACCCTCCAACATGCTGGACCCTCAACTAGAGCTGGACATCATGCATCAGATTCCAAGCCGCCGACTCGTCCAGCCACGGCGCCGCGTCAGAGCACAGACGCAGGGGAAACGGATGGAAGGGCGACCACCCCAACTCTTCAGAGTATCGCCACGATGGGCGGCTACCCACTCCGCAAAGCGAACGCGCTCATGGGATACCTGGACCGCCAGTCCAGGCGCATGAGCAACTTGCTTGCCACGGAATCTATGGGCTACGTCGAGAAGGTGTCCGGAATGTGGAAGGGCGGGGCGAAACACTATGATGAACCACCCGAGTTACGGACGGATGAGGAGGATGGCGCGCTCGGTCCGGAGGAGAAAGCACACTCCGAAGCCCGCTTTCGAGCCCACTTCACGCTGCCGGAGAGCGAAAAGCTTCAGGCAGCATTCTACGCGCACATGATGCGGGTGATTCCGCTCTACGGGAAGATCTACATCAGCGACTGGCACTTCTGCTTCCGCAGCCTGTGGCCCGGCACCCGCACGAAACTCATCCTGCCGTTACGCGACATTGAGAATGTTGACAAGGAAAAGGGGTTCCGGTTTGGATATGCTGGTCTCGTGGTCGTGATCCGCGGCCACGAAGAGCTGTTCTTTGAGTTCGGGAAAGCCGAAGTGCGCGACGACTGCACCATCACCATCCTCCAGGGCCTGGAGGCGACTCGCTATCTGCGCGGCTCCAGCCTCATGGACGGAGGAGAGAGCGAGGATGCTCAAGCTGCTGTGGCCGAGCACAACGCGCTGGAAAAGGCGCGAAGCCAAGGCTTCGCCGACCACGAGGTGCAACTCCCGCGCGAGACGTCCAGCGTCTCCGAGGCCCCGACCATCATCTTCGACGACCCGAAAGCCTCCTTCCTCAACTTCAAACCCAGCCAACCGATGAAGATCACATGCCTCACCATCGGCTCGCGCGGCGACGTCCAGCCCTACATCGCGCTGTGCAAGAAGCTGCTCGAAGAAGGCCACCACCCCCGCATCGCCACGCACGGCGAGTTTAAGCCGTGGATCGAATCCCACGGCATCGAGTTCGCCtacgtcggcggcgacccgGGCCAGCTCATGCAACTCTGCATCCAAAACGGCACCTTCACCTGGGCCTTCCTCAAGGAAGCCAACGCCAAGATGCGCGGCTTCCTCGATGACCTGCTGGCCACCTCGTGGCAGGCGTGCCAGGGCAGCGACCTCATCATCGAGTCGccctcggccatggcgggcaTTCACATCGCCGAAGCGCTGGGCATCCCCTACTTCCGCGCCTTCACCATGCCGTGGACGCGCACGCGCGCGTACCCGCACGCATTCATCATGCCGGGCCAGAAAATGGGCGGCGGGTACAACTACTTCACCTACGTCATGTTCGACAACCTCTTCTGGAAGGCGACGGCTGGCCAGATCAACCGCTGGCGCAACCGCATGCTCGGCCTGCCGGCGACCACCTGGGAGAAGCTGCAGGTCAACAAGGTGCCCTTCCTGTACAACTTCTCGCCTTACgtcgtgccgccgccgctggacTATTCCGACTGGATCCGCGTGACGGGCTACTGGTTCctggacgagggcggcgagaagtggacgccgccgcccgcgctgATGCGGTTCATCGAGcaggcccgcgccgacggGAAGCCGCTCGTCTACGTCGGGTTCGGCTCGATTATTGTCGCCGACCCCGCTCGCATGACGCAGGAGGTCATCGACGCCGTGCTGAAGGCCGACGTTCGGTGCATCCTCAGCAAGGGTTGGAGCGACCGCGCCACGAACGAGAAGGGCGACACGGTCaaggctggcgccgccgacgacagcagcagcaagagcagcagcaagaaGGCCGAGCCCGAGCTGCCGCCCGAGATCTTTCTCATCCACTCGGCGCCGCACGACTGGCTGTTCAGGCAGatcgacgcggccgcgcaccacggcggcagcggcaccacGGGCGCCAGCCTGCGGGCCGGCATCCCCACCATCATCCGGCCTTTCTTTGGCGACCAATTCTTCTTCGGCAGCCGCGTCGAGGACCTCGGCGTAGGCATCTGCCTCAAGAAGTGGGGCGCCAACTCGTTTGCGCGCGCCCTATGGGAGGCGACGCACAGCGAGCGCATGATCGTCAAGGCGCGCGTGCTGGGCGAGCAGATTCGCAAGGTAAGCCGTTATCTTCTCTCCCTTGTAGAACACCTCTtctttcccccttttttcCTCCACAACCACCCCTATCCGCGACATCTATCCCGAACCTCTCAAACCCGCTGA
- a CDS encoding condensin-like protein translates to MDSVNFDINDALKHYMSDPAGIPTPEADSALVDCENDPEALADNALVNGVLNPIVDAVAENPDAITRSSIFDSLQFLLKYTSFLSAHALSKIFDLITSGLAAEADVIHHDLESDEQELMAHHKQLLEMYGFLLQWTIAAVETKAAEKSSATVPARGRGKPKGRKDAAGKDATWDSSTQLETALGTMCKVLRLKLSKIFLTTSERDTFISLLTRPVYMILESEQRVKNTSIRMHAFKVLCIAVKHHGHGYAAQISIVQNLTYFEHLSEPMAEFLHILAEQYDYPQLADEILRELSNKEFNSNDTKGPKSVSTFMIRLSELAPRLVIKQVTLLAKQLDSESYTLRCALIEVFGNMLAHLSKSDERGENHKMQMNAFFDVLEERFLDINPYCRCRTIQVYIKLCELDQKFPKRRQKAAELACRSLEDKSSHVRRNAIKLLGTLIRTHPFTALHGAQLARKDWQERLDKVEAELNALKPPVDAPGLDGDKGNTSVDQELLDDATQVESPKKQPAEMTDEEKVAAIRKAQEEAATSEAIEKLTLTKRYYTEALKFIDVLHEATGTVCQLLGSRNKSEVIEAMDYFEIGDAYNIEQNKVGIRRMLRLIWTKGNSDEGKGVQTHLIECYKRLFFEAPDNFSPNDAANYIARNMISLTFGATPAELTSLEQLLSTMMKQGMIPDLVIAKLWQVYGVQKREISKKQRRGAIIVLGMLATASPEIVVGEMETMLRTGLGAHGRADLQLAKYTCVALRRINPTGRQAKESTAKFSRLPNDHAVLVRLAAITEVPTDSKDWYGVAEQAINAIYALSRHPDVLCSEIIRRKTKAVFGRSGSRASSRPNSRPASRDETQPAPSSAAAAEGADGGEPPVPSSQPPSSQPQPASPTKKQSRDDVTGLSQLLFIVGHVAIKQIVHLELCEQDFKRRKQEKEKTAGAAKDRNSLSASTSSRRSVSASHSKDKSKVDEEGDELDLIGGTTEDDFTEAMAHIRERELLYGPSSILALFGPLASEICANNTTYRDRNLQQAATLCLAKLMCVSSEYCEANLPLLITIMERSTDATVRSNAVIALGDMAVCFNHLIDENTDFLYRRLADPDPSVKRTCLMTLTFLILAGQVKVKGQLGEMAKCLEDEDKRIADLARMFFTELSTKDNAVYNHFVDMFSLLSADRRIDEESFRRIVRFLLGFVEKDKHAKQLAEKLAARLARCETERQWNDVAFALGLLQHKNEDISKLVAEGFKVVQAAA, encoded by the exons GCAATCACACGCAGCTCCATCTTTGACTCGCTGCAGTTCCTTCTAAA GTACACCTCCTTCCTCTCGGCGCACGCTCTGAGCAAAATCTTTGACCTGATCACctccggcctggccgccgaggccgacgtcaTCCACCATGACCTCGAGTCCGACGAGCAGGAGCTCATGGCCCACCAcaagcagctgctcgagatGTACGGCTTCCTCCTGCAGTGGACCATCGCCGCGGTCGagaccaaggccgccgagaagTCCTCCGCCACAGTGcccgcgcgcggccgcggcaagcCCAAGGGCAGGAaagacgccgccggcaaggaCGCCACCTGGGACTCTTCGACCCAGCTGGAGACAGCGTTAGGCACCATGTGCAAAGTGCTGCGCCTGAAGCTGAGCAAGATCTTCCTCACAACATCAGAGCGCGATACCTTCATATCGCTGCTGACGCGGCCCGTCTACATGATCCTCGAGAGCGAGCAGCGCGTCAAGAACACCAGCATCCGCATGCACGCCTTCAAGGTGCTGTGCATCGCGGTCAAGCATCACGGCCACGGATACG CTGCGCAAATCTCCATTGTGCAGAACCTCACATACTTCGAGCACCTTTCGGAGCCGATGGCCGAGTTCCTCCACATCCTGGCGGAACAGTACGACTACCCGCAGCTGGCTGACGAGATCCTGCGCGAGCTCAGCAACAAGGAGTTCAACAGCAACGACACCAAGGGGCCCAAGTCTGTTTCGACCTTCATGATTAGGCTGTCTGAGTTGGCTCCTAGGCTGGTCATCAAGCAGGTTACCTTGTTGGCGAAGCAGCTCGATAGCGAG TCATACACCCTCCGGTGCGCGCTGATCGAGGTCTTCGGCAACATGCTGGCCCACCTTAGCAAATCAGACGAGAGGGGCGAGAACCACAAGATGCAGATGAATGCATTCTTCGACGTGCTGGAAGAGCGTTTCCTCGACATCAACCCTTACTGCCGCTGCAGGACCATTCAAGTCTACATCAAGCTGTGCGAACTGGACCAGAAATTTCCGAAGCGGCGGCAaaaggcggccgagctggcctgCCGCAGCCTGGAGGACAAGAGCAGCCATGTCAGGAGGAACGCGATCAAGCTCCTCGGGACGCTGATCCGCACACACCCCTTCACGGCGCTCCacggcgcgcagctggcgAGGAAGGACTGGCAGGAGCGGCTGGACAAGGTCGAAGCCGAGTTGAACGCTCTCAAGCCGCCCGTCGATGCGCCCGGCCTCGATGGCGACAAGGGCAACACAAGTGTGGACCAGGAGTTGCTCGACGACGCCACCCAGGTCGAGTCGCCTAAGAAGCAGCCGGCCGAGATgaccgacgaggagaagGTGGCCGCCATCCGCAAGGCCCAAGAGGAGGCCGCCACCTCCGAGGCCATCGAGAAGCTGACGCTGACCAAGCGCTACTACACGGAAGCGCTCAAGTTCATCGACGTGCTGCACGAAGCGACCGGAACGGTGTGCCAGCTGCTGGGATCGCGGAACAAGAGCGAAGTCATCGAGGCCATGGACTACTTCGAGATCGGCGATGCATACAACATTGAGCAGAACAAGGTTGGCATCCGCCGCATGCTGAGACTCATCTGGACCAAGGGCAACAGCGACGAGGGCAAGGGCGTGCAGACCCACCTGATCGAGTGCTACAAGCGGCTCTTCTTCGAGGCGCCCGACAACTTCAGCCCCAACGACGCGGCCAACTACATCGCCAGGAATATGATCAGCCTGACATTTGGCGCGACCCCGGCCGAGCTCACGTccctcgagcagctgctgagCACCATGATGAAGCAAGGCATGATTCCCGACCTCGTCATCGCGAAGCTGTGGCAGGTGTACGGCGTGCAAAAGCGGGAAATCTCCAAGAAGCAGAGGAGGGGCGCCATCATCGTGCTCGGCATGCTGGCCACCGCCAGCCCCGAGATTGTCGTCGGCGAGATGGAGACGATGCTGCGCACCGGGCTTGGAGCCCACGGGCGCGCCGACCTGCAGCTCGCCAAGTACACCTGCGTTGCGCTCCGCCGCATCAACCCCACCGGCCGCCAGGCCAAGGAGTCGACAGCCAAGTTCTCGAGGCTGCCGAACGACCACGCGGTGCTGGTCAGACTTGCGGCGATCACCGAGGTGCCCACTGACAGCAAGGACTGGTACGGCGTGGCTGAACAAGCCATTAACGCCATCTACGCGCTTTCGAGGCACCCGGACGTCCTCTGCTCTGAGATCATCCGCCGCAAGACGAAGGCGGTGTTCGGCCGGTCGggctcgcgcgcgagctcACGCCCGAATTCCCGCCCTGCTTCGCGCGACGAGACTCAACCAGCaccgagctcggcggcagccgccgaaGGAGCAGACGGTGGTGAACCGCCCGTCCCGAGCTCGCAACCGCCGAGTTCGCAACCGCAGCCGGCGAGCCCGACCAAGAAACAGAGCAGGGACGACGTCACCGGTCTCTCGCAGCTGCTCTTCATCGTCGGCCACGTTGCCATCAAGCAGATCGTGCACCTCGAACTCTGCGAGCAGGACTTCAAGCGCCGCAAGCAAGAAAAAGAGAAgacggccggcgccgccaaggaTCGCAACTCGCTCTCGGCCAGCACCTCCAGCCGCCGGTCTGTATCGGCGTCGCACTCCAAGGACAAGTCAAAGGTCGACGAAGAAGGCGACGAGCTGGACCTGATCGGCGGCACGACCGAGGACGACTTCACCGAAGCCATGGCGCACAtccgcgagcgcgagctccTCTACGGGCCCAGCTCGATTCTGGCCCTCTTCGGCCCGCTGGCCAGCGAGATCTGCGCCAACAACACGACGTACCGCGACCGCAacctgcagcaggccgccacGCTCTGCCTCGCCAAGCTGATGTGCGTCTCGTCCGAGTACTGCGAGGCCAACCTGCCGCTGCTCATCACCATCATGGAGCGCTCGACCGACGCCACCGTGCGCAGCAACGCCGTcatcgccctcggcgacatGGCCGTCTGCTTCAACCACCTGATCGACGAGAACACCGACTTCCTGTaccgccgcctggccgacCCGGACCCGTCGGTCAAGCGGACCTGCCTCATGACCCTCACCTTCCTCatcctcgccggccaggtCAAGGTCAagggccagctcggcgagatGGCCAAGTgcctcgaggacgaggacaagcGGATCGCCGACCTGGCCCGCATGTTCTTCACCGAGCTGAGCACCAAGGACAACGCCGTGTACAACCACTTTGTCGACATGTTCAGCCTGCTGTCGGCCGACCGCCGCATCGACGAGGAGAGCTTCCGCCGGATTGTCCGGTTCTTGCTTGGCTTTGTTGAGAAG GACAAGCACGCGaagcagctcgccgagaAGCTGGCCGCCCGCCTGGCCCGCTGCGAGACCGAGCGCCAGTGGAACGACGTCGCGTTtgcgctcggcctgctccAGCACAAGAACGAGGACATCTCCAAGCTTGTCGCCGAGGGGTTCAAGGTCGTGCAGGCTGCTGCTTGA